DNA sequence from the Helicoverpa armigera isolate CAAS_96S chromosome 30, ASM3070526v1, whole genome shotgun sequence genome:
CACGTGAAAGGATACCGATGTTTCTACTGTTTAAAACCTATGAAGGACTGCGAAATACTTAAAGAACATACCTCCAAGCATACCGTTGATTTGGCTACATTTCTTTCCCAAAGAATCATATCTAAAGATATACCAATAAAAATTGATGTGACCAATATAGGTTGCAAAGTCTGCCAAGAGCCGGTTAAAGACTTAGAAGAACTGATTTCTCATATTATATCAGTCCATGAGCAAGATTATGACGATTCTTTGGGGGTTTGTGCGTTCCCTTTCGTTCTAACCAAAGATGTAATGCAATGCGTTCTATGTGAAAATCAGTACGATAACTTTACTTCTATGATCAGTCATATGCATAAAGAACATGTGAGTCATTCTTCTGTCTGTCAGATTTGTGGGCTTAGCTTTATCAGCAAGATTCGGCTCAAAAGACATATTAATAACAGGCATGTGGGATATCGGTGTACAGTTTGCGGGGAAATTTTCAACGCGTCACATAGAATGGAGAAACATAAGCAAAAAATGCACGGACAAGCAAAGAATTACGAGTGTAATCTATGCAGTACAGGATTCGAAAGCCAATACCAATTAAAGGTGCATTTAGGCAAAATGCACAATGTGGAAAAATACAGGATCAAATGTGCACAGTGTCCGAAAATTTGCACGACTAAGGGTGCTATGATATTACATGTGCAATCAAGACATTCGGAGACGAAGTTCGAGTGTGATTTATGCAATTACAAGACGGGGATCAAATGGCTGATAACTTTGCACAAGAAAAAGCATTTTGGGGACCGTGATTACGTCTGCAGTATTTGCGAAAGGTCTTTTCGGAGGTCCAGTAATTTGAGGGCTCATATGAAAGTGCATTCGGGGGTCTCTGGACGTGTGTGCAGGTTTTGCAAAAGAGGTTTCGTTGATTTGGATACGTTGAACAGTCATATGGCTAAGTTGCATTACTTGGAAGAGTCTTAGGTGATCCACCTTTTTTGTGGTAGATATTTTCACCACTACATGATGTCCCCCTAGCCGaatatcggctacggcggctgttctcatgtaaggagattagccaactacgcaggacatattatagtgcacgagcatttgcgcagacgcaggtgcactccctattccttcactctcatagcccgatgggacggcaacccgacacgaccggagagacttcaggcgcaggaccgacatttacgtgctctccgatgcacgggtgtatcaatcaccagcttccaggctccgggctgctttgtgaaagtcttctaaaacccacaaagcgatttcggcccgactcgggaatcgaacccgagacctcgcgCTCAGCAGCCGCatttgcgacagctagaccaacgaggcctAAGTTTGAGGAAAAACGAACAACGTTGCATTGAGATTTTTACGATCAAGTCCATCGACCTTCATACTAAATTTTTCTAATCAATTTCTAGATCCATTTACTGGAATGGTAGACATTTATGATGCGTATAGCTAACGAGTGAAATTCCCTGCTAGAATCTGTTTCCTGATAGATACAATCTGGATGTCTTGAACTTAAGAGTAAATAGGATATTTCTAAGCAGACCACATCATTGCTCATTGAGATATGTAGTGGTGTATGGGAGGACTCATCGCCTCTCACTACGGATCAGCTGGCTGAAGTATTTACTAAGTTTGAGGTTAAATTTATTGGAGATCTAATTAGTATAATCATGTACTTAGTAAATAGTAAGTTTATTTAGAtgtacaatatttatgaaacgAACAACGTTgcattgagatttttttttgaggtTAAAACAACCTAACCTCAAACTTAGTAAATACTTCAGCCAGCTGATCCGTAGTGAGAGGCGATGAGTCCTCCCATACAGCTGCTTAGAAATATCCTATTTACTCTTAAGTTCAAGACATCCAGATTGTATCTATCAGGAAACAGATTCTAGCAGGGAATTTCACTCGTTAGCTATACGCATCATAAATGTCTACCATTCCAGTAAATGGATCTAGAAATTGATTAGAAAAATTTAGTATGAAGGTCGATGGACTTGATCGTAAAAATCTCAATGCAACGTTGTTcgtttcataaatattgtacaTCTAAATAAACTTACTATTTACTAAGTACATGATTATACTAATTAGATCTCcaataaataagataattacGATACTTGGTTGGTGAGTTTATTCACATAAAAATCATTATGAATAAGAAAACGACTCCATGATTAACCTGATTGGACAAATTACTCCCCATTCTAAGGTATAACGCATTTTTTTCATCAATTAATATTTCACTCCAATTCTAACTACAAATTACCAATTTCATTTTCTCTCGATAAGTGCATGTCGTATTCTGGCTACCACTAAACCGTGTTTTCCTTGCAGGAGAACGGAAAGGTGGCCAGGATACGACAGCTGCTCTGCCCCCCGAAACACTCGACAAAGACTATCAGACCATCACAGCTCAGTCAACTAGCAAGCCGACCCTCACAGCTAAAGACAAACGAAACATAATGAGAAATAACGTCGTCCAAGTACTCACGAAGTCCACCGTCATGCCATTCCGATGGCTCAAAAGTTCCTACAGATGTTTCTACTGCTACGATATTTTCCAAGAAGCGTCAGAGCTTAAAAACCATCAGCAAACTCACACTGGAGATGCCATCAAAATTCAGGCTATGAAAAATTACTGGGAACCTGTCGTTTACATAGACATATCTGACTTATCCTGCAATCTTTGTCCTGATAAAATAACTGATTTATATGACCTGGTTGATCATTTAATTCTTATTCACGGAATAGAGTATAATAAGGATGTAGGCATTTGTATGGTTGCTTTTAAGcttgataattttaatgttagctGCCTTGCTTGTGGTGCCAGTTTTTACACATTTGGTC
Encoded proteins:
- the LOC110380700 gene encoding zinc finger protein 624 isoform X7; the protein is MMEFDEIVVKESPGLCRCCLSEGCYKDLGTEYTWMNETEVYADMLLECFDISITQHNDGPNGPNRLICEVCITRLRDACNFKKQVLDSEKKFIDMMGRGEFRPKMLIYQAQMKCEDPVEAPIEEADIEYLEDDIDFTDVPEELIKDETEPSVSDITVSTLPVKGKRGRPRKNAVKPEKRQKLDDKPKTSKAVAKGPHEAQDTYIGTLIKKRRNVLQILQYGNVVPFNWHVKGYRCFYCLKPMKDCEILKEHTSKHTVDLATFLSQRIISKDIPIKIDVTNIGCKVCQEPVKDLEELISHIISVHEQDYDDSLGVCAFPFVLTKDVMQCVLCENQYDNFTSMISHMHKEHVSHSSVCQICGLSFISKIRLKRHINNRHVGYRCTVCGEIFNASHRMEKHKQKMHGQAKNYECNLCSTGFESQYQLKVHLGKMHNVEKYRIKCAQCPKICTTKGAMILHVQSRHSETKFECDLCNYKTGIKWLITLHKKKHFGDRDYVCSICERSFRRSSNLRAHMKVHSGVSGRVCRFCKRGFVDLDTLNSHMAKLHYLEES